Proteins encoded within one genomic window of Hermetia illucens chromosome 2, iHerIll2.2.curated.20191125, whole genome shotgun sequence:
- the LOC119648238 gene encoding charged multivesicular body protein 1b, producing MSVPAMEKHLFNLKFAVKDLERSSKKCEKEEKLEQAKVKKAIQKGNMDVARIHAENAIRQKSQALNYLRMAARVDAVASRVQSALTTRKVTNSMAGVVKAMDAAMKGMNLEKMSSLMDRFEQQFEDLDVQSSYMENTMSQTTTTAVPQADVDNLLQQVADEAGLELNMELPSGPQTSTIGASTQVSQEQDELTQRLARLRQAE from the exons AACATCTCTTCAACCTCAAATTTGCGGTGAAGGATCTGGAACGAAGTTCCAAAAAAtgcgaaaaagaggaaaaactcGAACAGGCTAAAGTGAAAAAGGCCATCCAAAAAGGTAACATGGACGTGGCTCGAATACACGCAGAGAATGCAATACGACAGAAAAGTCAAGCGCTGAACTATCTACGAATGGCGGCGAGAGTTGATGCTGTTGCAAGTCGTGTCCAGTCCGCTCTAACCACAAGAAAAGTTACCAATTCTATGGCAGGTGTTGTAAAAGCAATGGATGCCGCCATGAAAGGTATGAATCTAGAGAAAATGTCATCCCTCATGGATAGATTTGAACAACAATTCGAAGATTTGGACGTACAAAGTTCATACATGGAAAATACAATGTCTCAGACTACCACAACTGCCGTACCACAAGCAGATGTGGACAACCTGTTGCAGCAAGTAGCAGATGAAGCAGG TCTTGAACTAAACATGGAACTACCAAGCGGACCTCAAACATCGACAATTGGTGCCTCGACACAAGTCTCACAGGAACAGGACGAACTAACTCAACGCCTGGCCCGACTACGGCAGGCAGAGTAG